The Ignavibacteriales bacterium region CCACATGAAATGCATCATCTCGCTGCAAGACTTCGGGCAGTGTGAACTCCGTGGAAAAAACTCCGGGTCTACTGACGAGAAGTCGATGATCGTACTTCCGATTGACGCGCACCTTGATCTTGATCGGGGCATTTGGTGCAACGGCTTTCCCGCGGATGTACAGCATGGTCTTCGGTTGTGATGGTTCATAGTTGGGCAGGGTAATCAAACCTTTGCGCCCAATCCAACCATCAGCATACCAACCATTGTAACGCTGCAATCCCGTTCGATCAAACAAGTACTGTGCGAAACGCTTCACGAGGCTAAGTATGCGAGCCTTAAAGCCGGCCCCACCATCGCTTCCTGGAGTGTCAAAGATGTCCTTCCCGTAAGCGTCCCACATGTAGTTGAAATACGCGGGGGGATATCTCATGATACTGTGCTTGCGAAGCATGCCGACGATTTCCCGGAATCTTTCTTTCCCCCCCACAGTAGTCTTAGCTGTCCCATGTTCCCGTATGCAAGCGATGTCTTCGGGCAAGTATCCGATAGGGAAGCGCTTACCGATTCGGATGAACAGGTCCCAATCCATCGTGTAGTGATAGGGTACTTCGAGCATTTCGATCGTTTCGAACAGCGCTTTCCGGAAGAACGAGGTTTGCTGAAGGATATAGTCGCCGTTGTAGATCAGCTTTGTGAGATCGAACTTGGGCTCCGTAAAGGGGAATTTCTCCTTGACTCTATCGAGTTCGTCAATTATATACCCCTCCCCGTACACCGTCATCACCTCAGGATGCTCGGCCATGAATCTTGTAGCTTTTGTCACCGCTCCAGGAAGATAAATGTCATCGGAGTTAAGCCAGCTAAGGATTTCCCCTTTTGCCATTCTGAATCCCTTGTTGATCGCGTCAGATTGCCCGTTGTCCTTCTCTGAGATCCAGCGTAACCTTCCCTCGTAGCGTCTGAGGATCTCAAGAGTCTCGTCCGTCGAGCCACCGTCAACGACGATGTGCTCGATGTATGGATAGTCCTGCGACAGAATACTCTGAATCGTCCTCTC contains the following coding sequences:
- a CDS encoding glycosyltransferase family 2 protein; this encodes MSSSQTPLVTIVTPSFNQGIFIERTIQSILSQDYPYIEHIVVDGGSTDETLEILRRYEGRLRWISEKDNGQSDAINKGFRMAKGEILSWLNSDDIYLPGAVTKATRFMAEHPEVMTVYGEGYIIDELDRVKEKFPFTEPKFDLTKLIYNGDYILQQTSFFRKALFETIEMLEVPYHYTMDWDLFIRIGKRFPIGYLPEDIACIREHGTAKTTVGGKERFREIVGMLRKHSIMRYPPAYFNYMWDAYGKDIFDTPGSDGGAGFKARILSLVKRFAQYLFDRTGLQRYNGWYADGWIGRKGLITLPNYEPSQPKTMLYIRGKAVAPNAPIKIKVRVNRKYDHRLLVSRPGVFSTEFTLPEVLQRDDAFHVELLSDSSYVPSDYGVKEDSRRLAFILEELAIR